Proteins encoded by one window of Streptomyces uncialis:
- a CDS encoding phosphatidylinositol mannoside acyltransferase — MSTAGRLTDTLYGAGWATAKKLPEPVAVRLGRTLADLVWKRRGKGVLRLEANLARVVPDAGPERLAELSRAGMRSYLRYWMESFRLPAWSEQRVRSGVDVAGLHHLTDGLATGRGVVLALPHLANWDLAGAWVTTELKTPFTTVAERLKPETLYDRFVAYRESLGMEVLPHEGGAAFGTLARRLRAGGLVCLVADRDLSASGVEVQFFGATARMPAGPALLAQQTGALLLPVTLWYDSSPVMRGRVHPPVEVPGSGDRAARTSVMTQALADAFASGIAEHPEDWHMLQRLWLDDLDPAHPRSGATA, encoded by the coding sequence ATGAGCACCGCCGGGCGCCTCACGGACACCCTGTACGGCGCCGGCTGGGCCACCGCCAAGAAGCTCCCCGAACCGGTCGCCGTCCGGCTCGGCCGCACCCTCGCGGACCTCGTCTGGAAACGCCGCGGCAAGGGCGTCCTGCGCCTGGAGGCGAACCTCGCGCGCGTGGTCCCGGACGCGGGACCCGAACGGCTCGCCGAACTGTCCCGCGCCGGGATGCGCTCCTATCTGCGCTACTGGATGGAGTCCTTCCGGCTGCCCGCGTGGAGCGAGCAGCGCGTCCGGTCCGGGGTCGACGTCGCCGGTCTCCACCACCTCACCGACGGACTCGCCACCGGCCGCGGCGTCGTCCTGGCGCTGCCCCACCTCGCCAACTGGGACCTCGCCGGGGCCTGGGTCACCACCGAGCTGAAGACCCCGTTCACCACCGTCGCCGAACGCCTCAAGCCCGAGACCCTGTACGACCGCTTCGTCGCCTACCGCGAGAGCCTCGGCATGGAGGTCCTCCCGCACGAAGGCGGCGCCGCCTTCGGGACCCTCGCCCGGCGGCTGCGCGCGGGCGGCCTGGTGTGCCTGGTCGCGGACCGCGACCTGTCCGCGTCCGGGGTCGAGGTCCAGTTCTTCGGCGCCACCGCCCGGATGCCCGCCGGACCCGCGCTGCTCGCCCAGCAGACCGGCGCGCTGCTGCTCCCCGTCACCCTCTGGTACGACTCCTCGCCCGTGATGCGGGGCCGGGTCCACCCGCCCGTCGAGGTGCCCGGCTCAGGTGACCGGGCCGCGAGGACGTCCGTCATGACACAAGCACTCGCGGACGCCTTCGCGTCGGGGATCGCCGAGCACCCGGAGGACTGGCACATGCTGCAACGGCTGTGGCTCGACGACCTCGACCCCGCGCACCCGCGAAGCGGGGCCACCGCATGA
- a CDS encoding glycosyltransferase family 4 protein, whose protein sequence is MRIGIVCPYSWDVPGGVQFHIRDLAEHLIRLGHEVSVLAPSDDDTPLPPYVVSAGRAVPVPYNGSVARLNFGFLSAARVRRWLHDGTFDVIHIHEPAAPSLALLTCWAAQGPIVATFHTSNPRSRAMIAAYSILQAALEKISARIAVSEYARRTLVEHLGGDAVVIPNGVDVDFFAHAEPRPEWQGGTIGFIGRIDEPRKGLPVLMKALPRILAERPGTRLLVAGRGDAEEALAPLPAELRSRVEFLGMISDEDKARLLRSVDLYVAPNTGGESFGIILVEAMSAGAPVLAADLDAFAQVLDQGAAGELFANEDAGALAGAAVRLLGDEERRAELSRHGSKHVRRFDWSTVGADILSVYETVTAGAAAVATDERASGLRARFGIGT, encoded by the coding sequence ATGAGGATCGGCATCGTCTGCCCGTACTCCTGGGACGTGCCGGGCGGCGTCCAGTTCCATATCCGTGACCTCGCCGAGCATCTGATCCGGCTCGGCCACGAGGTCTCCGTCCTCGCCCCCTCCGACGACGACACCCCCCTGCCCCCGTACGTCGTCTCCGCCGGCCGCGCGGTCCCCGTCCCGTACAACGGCTCGGTCGCCCGGCTGAACTTCGGGTTCCTCTCCGCCGCGCGGGTCCGCCGCTGGCTGCACGACGGCACCTTCGACGTGATCCACATCCATGAGCCCGCCGCGCCCTCGCTCGCCCTGCTGACCTGCTGGGCCGCCCAGGGGCCGATCGTCGCCACCTTCCACACGTCCAACCCGCGGTCCCGCGCGATGATCGCCGCGTACTCGATCCTCCAGGCCGCGCTGGAGAAGATCAGCGCCCGGATCGCGGTCAGCGAGTACGCCCGCCGCACCCTGGTCGAGCACCTCGGCGGCGACGCCGTCGTCATCCCCAACGGCGTCGATGTCGACTTCTTCGCGCACGCCGAGCCCCGCCCCGAGTGGCAGGGCGGCACCATCGGCTTCATCGGACGCATCGACGAGCCCCGCAAGGGCCTGCCCGTCCTGATGAAGGCCCTGCCCCGCATCCTCGCCGAACGCCCCGGCACCCGGCTCCTGGTCGCCGGCCGGGGCGACGCCGAGGAGGCCCTCGCACCGCTCCCCGCGGAGCTGCGGTCCCGGGTCGAGTTCCTCGGCATGATCAGCGACGAGGACAAGGCACGGCTGCTGCGCAGCGTCGATCTGTACGTGGCGCCCAACACCGGCGGCGAGAGCTTCGGGATCATCCTGGTCGAGGCCATGTCGGCGGGCGCGCCGGTGCTCGCCGCCGACCTCGACGCGTTCGCGCAGGTGCTGGACCAGGGTGCGGCGGGGGAACTGTTCGCGAACGAGGACGCGGGGGCGCTGGCGGGTGCGGCGGTGCGGTTGCTCGGGGACGAGGAGCGGCGGGCCGAGCTGAGCCGGCACGGCAGCAAGCATGTCCGTCGGTTCGACTGGTCCACGGTCGGGGCGGACATCCTGTCCGTCTACGAGACGGTGACCGCGGGGGCGGCGGCCGTCGCGACGGATGAGCGGGCCAGCGGGCTGCGGGCCCGGTTCGGCATCGGAACATAA
- the pdxS gene encoding pyridoxal 5'-phosphate synthase lyase subunit PdxS, with protein sequence MSSTPVSTDQTVPATGTARVKRGMAEQLKGGVIMDVVTPEQAKIAEDAGAVAVMALERVPADIRKDGGVARMSDPDMIEGIIAAVSIPVMAKSRIGHFVEAQVLQALGVDYIDESEVLTPADEVNHSDKFAFTTPFVCGATNLGEALRRIAEGAAMIRSKGEAGTGNVVEAVRHLRQIKNEIARLRGYDNNELYAAAKDLRAPYELVKEVAELGKLPVVLFSAGGVATPADAALMRQLGAEGVFVGSGIFKSGDPAKRAAAIVRATTFFDDPKVIADASRDLGEAMVGINCDTLPESERYANRGW encoded by the coding sequence GTGTCCAGCACCCCTGTCAGCACCGACCAGACCGTCCCCGCCACGGGCACCGCGCGCGTCAAGCGCGGTATGGCGGAGCAGCTCAAGGGCGGCGTGATCATGGACGTCGTCACCCCCGAACAGGCGAAGATCGCCGAGGACGCGGGCGCGGTCGCCGTCATGGCCCTGGAGCGGGTCCCCGCCGACATCCGCAAGGACGGCGGGGTGGCCCGGATGTCCGACCCGGACATGATCGAGGGCATCATCGCGGCCGTCTCCATCCCCGTGATGGCGAAGTCCCGGATCGGCCACTTCGTGGAGGCCCAGGTGCTCCAGGCCCTCGGCGTCGACTACATCGACGAGTCCGAGGTGCTGACCCCCGCCGACGAGGTCAACCACTCCGACAAGTTCGCCTTCACCACCCCGTTCGTCTGCGGTGCGACCAACCTGGGCGAGGCGCTGCGCCGGATCGCCGAGGGCGCCGCCATGATCCGCTCCAAGGGCGAGGCCGGCACCGGCAACGTCGTCGAGGCGGTCCGGCATCTGCGGCAGATCAAGAACGAGATCGCCCGGCTGCGCGGCTACGACAACAACGAGCTGTACGCCGCCGCCAAGGATCTGCGCGCCCCCTACGAGCTGGTCAAGGAGGTCGCCGAGCTCGGCAAGCTGCCCGTGGTGCTGTTCTCCGCCGGTGGGGTCGCGACCCCCGCCGACGCCGCGCTGATGCGTCAGCTCGGGGCCGAGGGCGTCTTCGTCGGTTCCGGCATCTTCAAGTCCGGCGACCCGGCCAAGCGCGCCGCGGCGATCGTCCGCGCGACCACCTTCTTCGACGACCCGAAGGTCATCGCGGACGCCTCCCGTGATCTGGGCGAGGCCATGGTCGGCATCAACTGCGACACGCTGCCCGAGTCCGAGCGGTACGCCAACCGCGGCTGGTGA
- the pdxT gene encoding pyridoxal 5'-phosphate synthase glutaminase subunit PdxT, with protein sequence MTSPSTTITTAPGAVPGAGAPVIGVLALQGDVREHLTALAAAGVTARTVRRPEELAAVDALVVPGGESTTISKLAVLFGMMEPLRARVRDGMPVYGTCAGMIMLAGRILDPRSGQETFGGIDMTVRRNAFGRQNESFEAAVAVKGVPGEPVEGVFIRAPWVESVGAGAEVLAEHGGHIVAVRQGNVLATSFHPELTGDHRVHALFVAMATAAVTR encoded by the coding sequence ATGACGAGCCCGTCCACGACGATCACGACGGCCCCGGGAGCGGTACCCGGGGCCGGGGCGCCGGTCATCGGCGTCCTCGCCCTCCAGGGCGACGTACGGGAGCATCTGACCGCCCTGGCCGCGGCGGGGGTGACGGCGAGGACGGTCCGCCGTCCGGAGGAACTGGCCGCGGTCGACGCCCTGGTCGTCCCGGGCGGCGAGTCCACCACCATCTCCAAACTCGCGGTCCTCTTCGGCATGATGGAACCGCTGCGCGCGCGGGTGCGCGACGGGATGCCCGTGTACGGCACCTGCGCGGGCATGATCATGCTGGCAGGCAGGATCCTCGACCCGCGTTCGGGCCAGGAGACCTTCGGCGGTATCGACATGACCGTGCGCCGTAACGCCTTCGGGCGGCAGAACGAGTCGTTCGAGGCCGCGGTCGCCGTCAAGGGCGTGCCCGGGGAGCCCGTGGAGGGTGTCTTCATCCGCGCTCCCTGGGTGGAGTCCGTCGGGGCGGGCGCCGAGGTGCTGGCCGAGCACGGCGGGCACATCGTCGCCGTGCGCCAGGGCAACGTCCTGGCCACGTCGTTCCATCCGGAGCTGACGGGCGATCACCGGGTGCACGCCCTCTTCGTCGCGATGGCGACGGCCGCCGTCACCCGCTGA
- a CDS encoding YebC/PmpR family DNA-binding transcriptional regulator has protein sequence MSGHSKWATTKHKKAVIDAKRGKLFAKLIKNVEVAARMGGVDLEGNPTLYDAVQKAKKQSVPNKNIDSAIKRGGGLEAGGADYETIMYEGYGPNGVAVLIECLTDNRNRAASDVRVAMTRNGGSMADPGSVSYLFHRKGVVLVPKGELSEDDVLGAVLDAGAEEVNDLGESFEVLSEASDMVAVRTALQDAGIDYDSAEANFVPTMQVELDEEGARKIFKLIDALEDSDDVQNVFANFDVPDDVMEKVDA, from the coding sequence ATGTCCGGCCACTCTAAATGGGCCACGACGAAGCACAAGAAGGCCGTGATCGACGCCAAACGCGGCAAGCTCTTCGCGAAGCTGATCAAGAACGTCGAGGTCGCCGCCCGGATGGGCGGTGTCGACCTCGAAGGCAACCCGACGCTGTACGACGCCGTGCAGAAGGCCAAGAAGCAGTCGGTGCCCAACAAGAACATCGACTCCGCGATCAAGCGCGGTGGTGGCCTTGAGGCCGGTGGCGCCGACTACGAGACGATCATGTACGAGGGCTACGGCCCCAACGGTGTCGCGGTCCTCATCGAGTGCCTCACCGACAACCGCAACCGCGCCGCCTCGGACGTGCGCGTGGCGATGACCCGCAACGGCGGCTCCATGGCCGACCCGGGCTCGGTGTCGTACCTGTTCCACCGCAAGGGCGTCGTCCTGGTGCCCAAGGGCGAGCTCAGCGAGGACGATGTGCTCGGAGCCGTCCTCGACGCGGGCGCCGAGGAGGTCAACGACCTCGGTGAGTCCTTCGAGGTGCTCAGCGAGGCGTCCGACATGGTCGCGGTGCGCACCGCCCTCCAGGACGCGGGCATCGACTACGACTCCGCCGAGGCCAACTTCGTCCCGACCATGCAGGTCGAGCTGGACGAGGAGGGCGCGCGGAAGATCTTCAAGCTGATCGACGCCCTGGAGGACAGCGACGACGTGCAGAACGTCTTCGCCAACTTCGACGTCCCCGACGACGTGATGGAGAAGGTCGACGCCTGA
- the ruvC gene encoding crossover junction endodeoxyribonuclease RuvC — protein MRVLGVDPGLTRCGVGVVEGVAGRQLTMIGVGVVRTPADAELGQRLVAIEQGIERWLDEHDPQYVAVERVFSQHNVTTVMGTAQASAVAMLCAARRGLPVALHTPSEVKAAVTGSGRADKAQVGAMVTRLLRLDAPPRPADAADALALAICHIWRGPAVNRLQQAHDEARRARPLARKVTR, from the coding sequence GTGCGTGTACTGGGGGTGGACCCCGGGCTGACCCGCTGCGGGGTCGGGGTGGTCGAGGGCGTCGCGGGGCGGCAGCTCACCATGATCGGCGTCGGAGTGGTGCGGACGCCCGCCGACGCCGAGCTGGGGCAGCGGCTCGTCGCCATCGAGCAGGGCATCGAGCGCTGGCTGGACGAGCACGACCCGCAGTACGTCGCCGTGGAGCGCGTCTTCAGCCAGCACAACGTCACCACGGTGATGGGCACCGCCCAGGCCAGCGCCGTCGCGATGCTCTGCGCCGCCCGCCGCGGGCTGCCCGTCGCCCTGCACACCCCCAGCGAGGTCAAGGCCGCCGTCACCGGCAGCGGCCGGGCCGACAAGGCGCAGGTGGGCGCGATGGTCACCCGGCTGCTGCGGCTCGACGCCCCGCCCCGCCCCGCCGACGCGGCCGACGCCCTCGCCCTCGCCATCTGCCACATCTGGCGCGGCCCCGCGGTCAACCGCCTCCAGCAGGCGCACGACGAGGCCCGCCGTGCCCGCCCCCTCGCCCGGAAGGTCACCCGATGA
- the ruvA gene encoding Holliday junction branch migration protein RuvA, which produces MIAFVSGPVAALAPDAAVVEVGGLGIAVQCAPNTLATLRVGTPARIATSLVVREDSLTLYGFADDDERQTFELLQTASGVGPRLAQAMLAVHSPDTLRRAVATADEKTLVAVPGIGKKGAQKLLLELKDRLGAPRGTAPVAAAAVSGWRDQLHAALIGLGYAGREADEAVAAVTPQAEAADGTPQVGPLLKAALQTLNRTR; this is translated from the coding sequence ATGATCGCCTTCGTCAGCGGACCCGTCGCAGCCCTCGCCCCCGACGCGGCCGTGGTCGAGGTCGGCGGCCTCGGCATCGCCGTGCAGTGCGCGCCGAACACCCTCGCCACGCTCCGCGTCGGCACCCCCGCCCGTATCGCGACCTCGCTGGTCGTCCGCGAGGACTCGCTGACGCTGTACGGCTTCGCCGACGACGACGAGCGCCAGACGTTCGAGCTGCTCCAGACCGCGAGCGGCGTCGGCCCCCGGCTCGCCCAGGCCATGCTCGCCGTGCACAGCCCGGACACCCTGCGCAGGGCGGTCGCCACCGCCGACGAGAAGACGCTCGTCGCCGTGCCCGGTATCGGCAAGAAGGGCGCCCAGAAGCTGCTGCTGGAGCTGAAGGACCGCCTCGGCGCCCCCCGGGGCACCGCCCCGGTCGCCGCCGCCGCGGTCAGCGGCTGGCGCGACCAGCTCCACGCCGCCCTGATCGGCCTCGGCTACGCGGGCCGCGAGGCCGACGAGGCGGTCGCCGCCGTGACCCCGCAGGCCGAGGCCGCCGACGGCACCCCCCAGGTGGGCCCGCTCCTGAAGGCCGCGCTCCAGACCCTCAACCGGACCCGCTGA
- the ruvB gene encoding Holliday junction branch migration DNA helicase RuvB has translation MNRDDTTDEAPDTEADRLVGASADREDQAVEAALRPKDLDEFIGQEKVREQLDLVLRAARARGATADHVLLSGAPGLGKTTLSMIIAAEMEAPIRITSGPAIQHAGDLASILSSLQEGEVLFLDEIHRMSRPAEEMLYMAMEDFRVDVIVGKGPGATAIPLELPPFTLVGATTRAGLLPPPLRDRFGFTAHMEFYEPAELERVVHRSAGLLDVEIDTAGAAEIAGRSRGTPRIANRLLRRVRDYAQVKADGVIDREIARAALRVYEVDARGLDRLDRGVLEALLKLFGGGPVGLSTLAVAVGEERETVEEVAEPFLVREGLLARTPRGRVATPAAWAHLGLTAPERAPGGFAGGIGQQDLFGA, from the coding sequence ATGAACCGGGACGACACGACCGACGAGGCGCCCGACACCGAGGCCGACCGGCTCGTGGGCGCGTCCGCGGACCGTGAGGACCAGGCCGTGGAGGCCGCGCTGCGGCCCAAGGACCTGGACGAGTTCATCGGCCAGGAGAAGGTCCGCGAGCAGCTCGACCTCGTCCTGCGGGCGGCCCGCGCGCGCGGCGCCACCGCCGACCACGTCCTGCTCTCCGGCGCCCCCGGCCTCGGCAAGACCACCCTCTCCATGATCATCGCGGCCGAGATGGAGGCCCCGATCCGGATCACCAGCGGCCCCGCCATCCAGCACGCGGGCGACCTCGCCTCGATCCTCTCGTCCCTCCAGGAGGGCGAGGTCCTCTTCCTCGACGAGATCCACCGGATGTCGCGGCCCGCCGAGGAGATGCTCTACATGGCGATGGAGGACTTCCGGGTCGACGTGATCGTCGGCAAGGGCCCCGGCGCCACCGCGATCCCGCTGGAGCTGCCGCCCTTCACCCTGGTCGGCGCCACCACCCGCGCCGGGCTGCTGCCCCCGCCGCTGCGCGACCGCTTCGGATTCACCGCGCACATGGAGTTCTACGAGCCCGCCGAGCTGGAGCGGGTCGTGCACCGCTCCGCCGGACTGCTCGACGTGGAGATCGACACCGCCGGCGCCGCCGAGATCGCCGGCCGCTCCCGCGGCACCCCCCGGATCGCCAACCGGCTGCTGCGCCGGGTGCGGGACTACGCCCAGGTCAAGGCCGACGGGGTGATCGACCGCGAGATCGCGCGGGCCGCCCTGCGGGTGTACGAGGTGGACGCGCGCGGACTCGACCGGCTGGACCGCGGTGTCCTGGAGGCCCTGCTGAAGCTCTTCGGCGGTGGCCCGGTCGGTCTGTCCACGCTGGCCGTGGCGGTGGGGGAGGAGCGGGAGACCGTCGAGGAGGTCGCGGAGCCGTTCCTGGTCCGGGAGGGACTGCTGGCGCGCACACCCCGTGGCCGGGTGGCCACGCCCGCCG